In Acinonyx jubatus isolate Ajub_Pintada_27869175 chromosome B3, VMU_Ajub_asm_v1.0, whole genome shotgun sequence, a genomic segment contains:
- the RASGRP1 gene encoding RAS guanyl-releasing protein 1 isoform X2 — translation MMVSLGHLAKGASLDDLIDSCIQSFDADGNLCRSNQLLQVMLAMHRIIISSAELLQKVVTLYKDALAKNSPGLCLKICYFVRYWITEFWIMFKMDASLTHTMEEFQELVKANGEELHRRLIDTTQINARDWSRKLTQRIKSNTSKKRKVSLLFDHLEPEELSEHLTYLEFKSFRRISFSDYQNYLVNSCVKENPTMERSIALCNGISQWVQLMVLSRPTPQLRAEVFIKFIQVAQKLHQLQNFNTLMAVIGGLCHSSISRLKETSSHVPHEINKVLGEMTELLSSCRNYDNYRRAYGECTQFKIPILGVHLKDLISLYEAMPDYLEDGKVNVHKLLALYNHINELVQLQEVAPPLEANKDLVHLLTLSLDLYYTEDEIYELSYAREPRNHKAPPLTPSKPPVVVDWASGVSPKPDPKTISKHVQRMVDSVFKNYDHDQDGYISQEEFEKIAASFPFSFCVMDKDREGLISREEITAYFMRASSIYSKLGLGFPHNFQETTYLKPTFCDNCAGFLWGVIKQGYRCKDCGMNCHKQCKDLVVFECKKRAKNPAAITENSTPGGPTSSLCSLGAKDLLHAPEEGPFTFPNGEAVEHSEESKDRTIMLMGVSSQKISVRLKRTVAHKATQTESPPWLGSERPCGPFVLSSPRKTAQDTLYVLPSPTSPCPSPVLVRKRAFVKWENKESLIKSKEDLRHLRLPTYQELEQEINTLKADNDALKIQLKYAQKKIETLQLARSNHVLAQMEQGDCS, via the exons ATGCAGATGGAAACCTGTGTCGAAGTAACCAACTGTTGCAAGTCATGCTGGCCATGCACCGAATTATCATTTCCTCTGCTGAACTGCTCCAGAAAGTTGTCACCCT CTATAAGGATGCCTTGGCAAAGAATTCGCCAGGGCTTTGCCTGAAGATCTGCTATTTTGTAAG GTACTGGATAACAGAATTCTGGATCATGTTTAAAATGGATGCCAGCTTGACACACACCATGGAGGAGTTCCAGGAACTGGTGAAGGCCAACGGGGAGGAGCTACACCGCCGTCTGATTGACACGACCCAGAT CAATGCCCGTGACTGGTCCAGGAAACTGACTCAAAGGATAAAATCGAACACCAGCAAGAAGCGTAAAGTCTCCCTGCTCTTTGACCACCTGGAACCAGAAGAGTTATCCGAGCACCTCACGTACCTTGAGTTCAAGTCCTTCCGGAGGATATCC TTCTCCGATTATCAGAATTACCTTGTGAACAGCTGCGTGAAGGAGAACCCCACCATGGAGCGGTCCATTGCCCTGTGTAATGGCATCTCCCAGTGGGTACAGCTGATGGTTCTCAGCCGCCCCACCCCGCAGCTCCGGGCAGAAGTCTTCATCAAGTTcatccaggtggctcag AAGCTCCACCAGCTACAGAACTTCAATACATTGATGGCTGTGATAGGTGGGCTGTGTCACAGCTCAATCTCCAGGCTCAAGGAGACAAGTTCGCACGTCCCACATGAAATCAATAAG gTTCTGGGGGAGATGACCGAGCTCCTGTCCTCCTGTAGAAACTATGACAACTACCGGCGAGCCTACGGGGAGTGCACCCAATTCAAGATTCCCATCCTGGGGGTGCACCTCAAGGACCTCATCTCCCTGTACGAGGCCATGCCCGATTACCTGGAGGATGGGAAGGTGAACGTCCACAAGCTGCTGGCTCTTTATAATCATATCAACGAACTGGTCCAGCTGCAAGAGGTGGCCCCACCCCTGGAAGCCAACAAGGACTTGGTGCACCTGCTGACG TTGTCCTTAGATCTCTACTACACTGAAGATGAAATCTATGAGCTGTCCTATGCCCGGGAACCGAGGAACCACAAAGCCCCA CCACTAACACCTTCAAAGCCCCCAGTAGTAGTGGACTGGGCTTCTGGAGTATCTCCCAAACCTGACCCAAAGACCATAAGCAAACACGTCCAGAGGATGGTGGAT TCGGTCTTCAAGAACTATGATCATGACCAGGATGGATACATTTCTcaggaagagtttgagaagattgCCGCcagtttccccttttccttctgtgtgATGGACAAAGACAG GGAAGGCCTCATCAGCAGAGAGGAGATAACGGCCTACTTCATGAGAGCCAGCTCCATCTACTCCAAGCTGGGCCTGGGCTTTCCTCACAACTTCCAAGAGACCACCTACCTGAAACCTACTTTCTGTGACAACTGTGCTGGATTT CTCTGGGGAGTGATCAAACAAGGATACCGATGTAAAG ACTGCGGGATGAACTGCCACAAACAATGCAAAGATCTGGTTGTGTTTGAGTGCAAGAAGCGAGCCAAGAACCCAGCAGCAATAACTGAGAACAGTACCCCTGGAGGGCCAACATCCAGCCTTTGCTCACTGGGAGCCAAAGACCTGCTCCATG CACCTGAGGAGGGACCTTTCACATTCCCTAACGGGGAGGCTGTGGAACACAGTGAGGAAAGTAAAGATCGGACCATCATGCTCATGGGAGTGTCCTCACAGAAGATTTCTGTTCGTTTGAAGAGGACTGTCGCCCACAAGGCCACCCAGACGGAATCCCCGCCTTGGCTTGGCAGTGAGCGTCCCTGTGGTCCCTTTGTGCTCTCTTCCCCAAGGAAGACAGCCCAGGATACTCTGTATGTGCTTCCTAGTCCCACATCTCCTTGCCCCAGCCCAGTCTTGGTCAGAAAGCGGGCTTTTGTCAAGTGGGAGAATAAAGAATCCCTCATAAAATCAAAGGAGGATCTCCGTCATCTCAGACTGCCAACCTACCAAGAGCTGGAACAG